A DNA window from Bradyrhizobium barranii subsp. barranii contains the following coding sequences:
- a CDS encoding nodulate formation efficiency C protein — MTNRRVLWFALGLGLCVGLILWLVLPGGLAGKGDGVRADDNPLIDKVRSTWRAEDGETAEEIFAKVATVAHFVPRGWEAGRKTDTGERVVFSWAKHRSDKTTDENMVMWEVAPDGTAKLVTLYAKPMELGWQAFALSLVVDEVANNERGVNRRFLHDPANFNFVTTAQGKLGDLLRRGRCTIGEPVGVHYSPKAEDQQAAEDDLWHVELSVGCNVQGLGDGAIIFERPKRQDWEPQSVFAKLFATSSPLLV, encoded by the coding sequence ATGACTAATAGGCGCGTGCTTTGGTTCGCTCTCGGGCTCGGGCTCTGTGTCGGCCTTATTCTGTGGCTGGTTTTGCCCGGCGGGCTGGCCGGTAAGGGCGACGGCGTCCGTGCGGATGACAACCCTCTGATCGACAAGGTTAGATCAACTTGGCGAGCGGAGGATGGTGAGACGGCGGAGGAAATCTTTGCCAAGGTCGCGACGGTAGCCCACTTCGTTCCCAGAGGATGGGAGGCTGGCCGAAAGACCGACACTGGCGAGCGCGTTGTCTTTTCATGGGCCAAACACAGGTCTGACAAAACGACGGACGAAAATATGGTCATGTGGGAGGTGGCCCCCGATGGCACGGCGAAACTTGTGACTCTATATGCGAAACCGATGGAACTAGGCTGGCAAGCGTTCGCACTGTCTCTTGTTGTTGACGAGGTAGCCAATAACGAAAGAGGCGTGAACCGCCGCTTTCTGCATGATCCCGCTAACTTCAACTTCGTGACGACCGCACAAGGCAAGTTGGGCGATCTTCTGCGGCGCGGCCGCTGCACTATCGGCGAACCGGTTGGAGTGCACTACTCGCCAAAGGCAGAGGATCAGCAAGCCGCCGAGGACGACCTGTGGCACGTCGAGCTTTCGGTCGGCTGCAATGTTCAAGGACTTGGCGACGGAGCCATCATTTTCGAGAGGCCCAAACGGCAAGATTGGGAACCGCAATCCGTGTTCGCCAAGCTTTTCGCCACGTCTTCGCCGCTCTTGGTTTGA
- a CDS encoding ParB N-terminal domain-containing protein, with product MPILAADDGMALAGHRRLAAGKQLGLAEVPIVVACGWSDQQKCAYVIANNRLTDASDSDDEMLRLELSDLVEGGFENALTGITG from the coding sequence ATGCCGATCCTTGCGGCGGATGACGGCATGGCTCTCGCAGGTCACAGGCGGCTCGCCGCGGGCAAACAGCTCGGCCTCGCCGAGGTGCCAATCGTCGTCGCGTGCGGTTGGAGCGATCAGCAGAAGTGCGCCTATGTCATCGCCAACAATCGGCTGACAGACGCCAGCGATTCGGACGACGAGATGCTGCGGCTCGAATTGTCCGACCTCGTGGAGGGCGGCTTCGAGAACGCGCTGACTGGCATAACCGGGTAG
- a CDS encoding P-loop NTPase family protein produces MRAIAGAHLCLIPVRPSPADIEAAIPTLIAIRRLNRRFAFVLNQTPPRGCRLTEAATSLNSLGVLALPYVGQRNDHQDVLGAGLGVTEFAQEGRASEEVRELWR; encoded by the coding sequence ATGCGCGCCATCGCGGGGGCCCATCTTTGCCTGATTCCGGTGCGTCCGAGTCCGGCGGACATCGAAGCTGCGATACCGACGCTGATTGCTATTCGTAGGCTCAACCGCCGATTTGCGTTCGTCCTCAATCAGACACCACCGCGGGGCTGCCGCTTGACTGAAGCTGCAACGTCGCTCAATTCGCTCGGGGTGCTTGCGCTGCCCTATGTCGGACAGCGCAATGACCATCAGGACGTGCTTGGGGCAGGATTAGGCGTGACCGAGTTTGCACAAGAGGGAAGAGCCTCGGAGGAAGTTCGAGAGCTGTGGCGGTAG